One Syntrophales bacterium DNA window includes the following coding sequences:
- a CDS encoding ATP-binding protein: protein MERLILNDLLKWKDSKHRKPLILKGVRQVGKTWILKEFGRRFYNNIAYFNFDEHEEYKQFFEKTKDVDRILQNLVMASGQIVKPQETLVIFDEIQECYEALNSLKYFCENAPGYHVACAGSLLGIALSRPVSFPVGKVDFLDVRPMTFSEFLTANGDGNLAEYMRKIEVIEPVPDAFFNPLHEKLKMYFVIGGMPEAVRAWTEERDVELLQQTLSNILGAYERDFAKHSAPRDFPKLSLIWKSIPSQLARENKKFLYKAVKGGARAREYEDALQWLCDAALTYKIYRSTAPGLPVSGYDDLSAFKLYMVDVGLLRRLSLLAPSAFGEGERLFVEFRGALSENYILQALMNQFETIPRYWAIDNPHFEVDYLLQRENDIFPVEIKSGGNVEGMSLKKFKEKYGDKVRLRIRFSMQNLKLDDDLLNIPLFMADYADELIGMALKRLGRL from the coding sequence ATGGAGCGATTGATATTAAACGATTTATTGAAATGGAAAGATTCTAAGCATCGCAAGCCATTGATTCTCAAAGGCGTCCGTCAGGTCGGCAAGACCTGGATACTGAAGGAATTCGGCAGGCGTTTTTACAATAATATTGCCTATTTTAACTTCGACGAGCACGAGGAATACAAACAGTTTTTTGAAAAGACGAAAGACGTTGACCGCATCCTGCAAAACCTTGTTATGGCAAGCGGCCAGATTGTCAAGCCGCAGGAAACGCTTGTCATCTTCGATGAAATTCAGGAATGCTATGAAGCCTTGAATTCATTGAAGTATTTTTGCGAAAACGCGCCCGGATATCATGTGGCCTGTGCGGGGTCGCTGTTGGGCATTGCCCTTTCCCGGCCCGTTTCGTTTCCTGTCGGCAAGGTCGATTTTCTGGATGTCAGGCCCATGACCTTCAGCGAGTTTCTGACGGCCAACGGTGATGGAAACCTTGCGGAATATATGCGGAAAATCGAAGTTATCGAGCCAGTTCCCGACGCATTTTTCAACCCGCTTCATGAAAAACTGAAGATGTATTTTGTCATAGGCGGCATGCCGGAGGCTGTTCGCGCCTGGACAGAGGAGCGGGATGTTGAGCTGCTGCAGCAGACATTATCAAACATCCTCGGCGCTTATGAACGGGATTTTGCGAAACACTCCGCGCCGCGAGATTTCCCCAAGCTTTCCCTGATCTGGAAGTCCATCCCCTCTCAGCTTGCGCGAGAAAACAAGAAATTCCTCTACAAGGCGGTCAAGGGCGGCGCGAGGGCCAGGGAGTATGAAGATGCCCTGCAATGGCTCTGCGATGCAGCCTTGACTTACAAGATTTATCGCAGCACCGCCCCCGGATTGCCGGTTTCCGGATATGACGATTTATCGGCTTTTAAATTGTATATGGTAGATGTCGGCTTGCTGCGCCGACTGTCGCTGCTCGCGCCGTCAGCCTTCGGCGAAGGAGAGCGTCTGTTTGTCGAATTCAGGGGGGCACTGAGCGAAAACTATATCCTTCAGGCGCTGATGAATCAATTTGAAACAATTCCGCGTTATTGGGCGATTGATAACCCGCACTTCGAGGTTGATTATTTGCTTCAGAGAGAAAATGACATCTTCCCCGTTGAGATTAAATCGGGGGGCAACGTAGAGGGCATGAGCCTGAAAAAGTTTAAGGAAAAGTACGGCGACAAAGTCAGGCTGCGTATCCGTTTTTCGATGCAGAACCTGAAACTCGACGACGATCTGCTGAATATTCCGCTTTTCATGGCAGATTATGCCGATGAATTGATCGGTATGGCGCTGAAGCGACTGGGCCGGCTGTAA
- a CDS encoding DUF433 domain-containing protein, producing the protein MEQVNILDRITVNSDVMVGKPTIRGLRITVEQLLKALANGVTNDEILDDYPELEKEDIRAALLYASQLVDEERVYAVGSN; encoded by the coding sequence ATGGAACAGGTAAACATTCTGGACCGTATCACCGTCAACTCCGACGTGATGGTAGGAAAACCCACAATCAGGGGGCTGCGGATTACTGTCGAACAGTTGCTCAAAGCCTTGGCTAACGGCGTAACAAATGATGAAATCCTCGATGATTATCCGGAATTGGAAAAAGAGGACATCCGAGCTGCTCTTCTTTATGCATCGCAGTTGGTAGATGAAGAACGCGTTTATGCTGTTGGTTCAAATTAA
- the selB gene encoding selenocysteine-specific translation elongation factor, translated as MKHIVMGTAGHVDHGKTALIKRLTGVDTDRLKEEKERGITIELGFASLVLPGGQTVGIVDVPGHERFVKNMVAGAAGIDLVAMVIAADEGVMPQTREHMHICSLLGIRKGVVVVTKIDMVDRDWLELVQEDIRSFLMGTFLEGMPVVPVSSFTGEGIPALLDVIEKSVEEIQETQDIGILRLPVDRVFSMKGFGTVITGTLISGSVTIGEDVEFFPVGFRAKVRGIQVHNEPVKTAEAGQRTAVNLQGTDREEIERGSILANVGSLQASQRLDCAYNHLKSAGKKIMNRTIVRLHVGTSEIMARFVLYDRDFLEPGEEGYVQFVLENPLAAVAGDRFVVRSYSPVTTIGGGVIVDPLPAKHKKTDTGIISDFEILAGDDEIRKIEVIARRAGIEGIASGALVVRAGIPAKRLAKILEGMFADRKVILVDRDELRVLSAVVYEELKEWIVSRIADYHRQYPLREALAREELRSTPGIGAAAGPKIFLIALHDLEKKGKIVVEREMIRLTEHEVRLDVDMGSLRESLSSAYRKGGLTPPTAREIAAMFPDRKKEVASLELLMLREGEIARISEDLNFHRDVLAKLREDYKKMLVRDGEATPASVRELTGLSRKFIIPLMEYFDSTKLTMRAGDKRILRERTET; from the coding sequence ATGAAACACATCGTAATGGGAACAGCCGGCCATGTTGATCATGGCAAGACGGCGCTGATAAAAAGACTCACCGGCGTTGACACCGACCGCCTGAAAGAGGAGAAGGAACGGGGAATCACCATTGAACTGGGTTTTGCCTCGCTGGTGCTTCCCGGAGGACAAACGGTCGGAATTGTTGATGTCCCCGGCCATGAAAGATTCGTCAAAAACATGGTTGCGGGCGCGGCCGGCATCGATCTTGTGGCGATGGTCATTGCCGCCGACGAGGGCGTCATGCCGCAGACCCGCGAGCACATGCATATCTGCTCCCTGCTCGGCATCCGCAAGGGGGTTGTCGTTGTTACCAAGATCGACATGGTGGATCGGGATTGGCTGGAGCTGGTGCAGGAGGATATCCGCTCCTTCCTGATGGGCACGTTCCTTGAGGGGATGCCGGTCGTCCCGGTTTCCTCGTTTACCGGGGAAGGGATTCCGGCGTTGCTGGACGTAATCGAAAAGAGCGTCGAAGAGATACAGGAGACGCAGGATATCGGCATATTGCGCCTGCCGGTGGACAGAGTTTTTTCGATGAAGGGGTTCGGCACCGTCATCACCGGGACGCTGATCTCCGGCAGCGTGACCATTGGCGAGGATGTGGAATTTTTTCCGGTCGGTTTTCGGGCGAAGGTGCGGGGCATCCAGGTGCATAACGAGCCGGTGAAAACGGCCGAGGCGGGGCAGCGAACGGCCGTCAACCTGCAGGGAACGGACCGGGAGGAAATCGAACGCGGCTCCATTCTGGCCAATGTCGGGTCGCTGCAGGCATCCCAGCGGCTTGATTGTGCATACAATCACTTAAAAAGCGCCGGGAAGAAAATAATGAACAGGACGATTGTCCGTCTGCATGTGGGAACAAGCGAGATCATGGCGAGGTTTGTTCTCTACGATCGCGATTTTCTGGAGCCGGGGGAGGAGGGCTACGTCCAGTTTGTTCTGGAGAACCCTCTGGCCGCCGTTGCCGGAGATAGATTTGTCGTGCGCAGCTATTCCCCGGTAACGACGATCGGCGGCGGGGTGATCGTCGATCCGCTCCCGGCGAAACATAAAAAAACAGATACAGGAATAATCAGTGATTTCGAGATACTGGCCGGTGATGACGAGATCCGAAAAATAGAAGTGATCGCCAGAAGGGCCGGGATCGAGGGAATTGCCAGCGGGGCGCTTGTTGTGCGCGCCGGCATTCCCGCTAAACGGCTCGCCAAAATTCTGGAAGGGATGTTTGCGGACAGGAAGGTAATTTTAGTCGATCGCGATGAGCTGCGCGTTTTATCTGCCGTTGTTTATGAGGAGCTCAAAGAGTGGATAGTCAGCAGGATCGCCGATTACCACAGGCAGTATCCCCTTCGGGAAGCGCTTGCCCGGGAAGAGCTCCGCTCAACGCCGGGGATCGGCGCCGCTGCCGGGCCGAAGATTTTTTTAATTGCCCTGCATGATCTGGAGAAAAAAGGGAAAATTGTTGTCGAAAGGGAGATGATCCGCCTCACGGAGCATGAGGTGCGGCTCGATGTGGATATGGGATCGCTCCGGGAGAGTCTTTCCAGTGCCTATAGGAAAGGCGGCCTGACCCCGCCGACGGCGCGGGAGATAGCGGCGATGTTTCCCGACCGGAAAAAAGAGGTGGCAAGCCTGGAGCTGCTCATGCTCCGGGAGGGGGAAATCGCCCGAATCAGCGAGGATCTCAATTTTCATCGGGACGTTTTGGCAAAACTCCGCGAGGATTATAAAAAGATGCTCGTCAGGGACGGCGAGGCTACTCCGGCGAGCGTGCGAGAGCTGACCGGCCTTTCGCGTAAATTCATTATCCCGCTTATGGAATACTTTGATTCAACCAAACTAACCATGCGCGCCGGAGACAAACGAATTTTAAGAGAAAGAACGGAAACATAA
- a CDS encoding HD domain-containing protein: MAAKAIYVKDINTGDRIDDLFIAAEKTLAYSQKGSPYLNLRLQDRTGDVDAKIWDNALTWDKVFKKGDVLRVQGRALSFKNAVQVSVTGLQKVNDSEVDIALFLPAAKRDRAEMFKELLGYCEQVKTPCLTALLRSFFHDEKIAALFQKAPAAKGFHHIYIGGLIEHTLSVVGLLKMAGEHYENLDKDLLITGGILHDIGKIYELSYERVVEYSDPGRLIGHIVMGLEMIDERIAAIPDFPKQTAMELRHIILSHHGELEYGSPKRPKTLEALIVHFMDDMDAKVNAFQEYIRQPGDQESSWTPYHRLLERYIYKGAKVADDGGDSQTDLL, translated from the coding sequence TTGGCGGCAAAGGCAATATATGTCAAGGATATCAATACCGGCGACCGGATTGACGATCTTTTTATCGCGGCGGAAAAAACGCTCGCGTATTCCCAAAAGGGTTCTCCCTACCTGAATTTGCGACTTCAGGACCGCACCGGGGATGTGGACGCAAAAATCTGGGACAACGCGCTTACCTGGGACAAGGTTTTCAAGAAGGGCGATGTCCTGCGCGTCCAGGGGCGGGCGCTTAGTTTCAAGAACGCGGTGCAGGTATCTGTAACCGGATTACAGAAGGTAAACGACAGCGAAGTGGATATTGCCCTGTTCCTGCCGGCCGCCAAACGGGACCGCGCCGAGATGTTCAAGGAATTGCTGGGCTACTGCGAGCAGGTAAAAACCCCCTGTCTAACGGCGCTGCTGCGTTCTTTTTTCCACGACGAGAAGATTGCGGCGCTTTTCCAGAAGGCGCCGGCGGCCAAGGGCTTTCATCATATCTACATCGGCGGCCTGATTGAGCATACGCTTTCGGTGGTAGGCCTGCTGAAAATGGCGGGGGAGCATTACGAGAACCTCGACAAAGACCTGCTGATCACCGGTGGAATTCTGCATGATATCGGTAAGATATATGAACTATCCTACGAGCGTGTCGTTGAGTACAGCGATCCCGGCCGCCTGATCGGTCATATCGTCATGGGGCTGGAGATGATCGACGAGCGGATCGCCGCGATCCCGGACTTTCCGAAGCAGACGGCGATGGAGCTTCGCCATATTATCCTCAGCCATCACGGCGAACTTGAATATGGTTCTCCCAAGCGCCCGAAAACGCTCGAGGCCCTCATCGTTCATTTCATGGATGACATGGACGCCAAGGTGAATGCCTTTCAGGAGTACATCCGGCAGCCCGGCGATCAGGAGTCCAGTTGGACGCCCTATCACCGTCTGCTGGAGCGGTATATCTACAAGGGCGCCAAAGTTGCTGATGATGGTGGGGATTCGCAGACGGACTTGCTCTGA
- a CDS encoding KamA family radical SAM protein, with protein sequence MANRVKIAGVIDKKMFSAAEWNDWRWQFRNRVRSLSELGVLLKAPVAALSPWRKVFKEYPVAITPYYLSLFNPADENDPLRRQCFPDPREINFSLGGVEDPLNEARDMPVPGLIHRYPDRCLAIVTNTCAVYCRHCNRKRLWEKEGSSTRDRLQTMISYVARTPEVREVIVSGGDPLMMPEATLDWFLGSLQALPNVEALRIGSRAPAVLPMRITKELCAMLRRHRPLWFNTQFNHSREITPEAARACEMLLEAGIPVSNQSVLLKGVNDDYETMKELLYSLERIAVRPYYLFQCDPVRGTDHFRTEICVGMEIMEKLWRNISGLCLPRFVIDSPGGRGKIPLQPFSFLPEKGQK encoded by the coding sequence GTGGCAAACAGGGTTAAGATTGCCGGGGTAATCGATAAAAAAATGTTTTCCGCGGCCGAATGGAATGATTGGCGGTGGCAGTTCCGCAACCGGGTGCGTTCGTTAAGCGAGCTGGGCGTCTTGCTGAAGGCGCCGGTTGCGGCTCTTTCTCCCTGGCGTAAGGTTTTTAAAGAATATCCAGTGGCGATTACCCCCTATTACCTCTCGCTTTTTAATCCTGCCGACGAAAATGACCCCCTGCGGAGGCAGTGCTTCCCCGATCCCCGGGAAATAAATTTTTCGCTGGGCGGGGTGGAAGATCCGCTGAACGAGGCAAGAGACATGCCCGTTCCGGGGTTGATTCACCGCTATCCCGACCGTTGCCTGGCGATTGTCACCAACACCTGCGCTGTTTACTGCCGGCATTGCAACCGCAAACGGCTCTGGGAAAAGGAAGGCTCTTCCACAAGGGACAGGCTCCAGACGATGATCTCTTATGTGGCGCGCACCCCGGAAGTGCGGGAGGTAATTGTTTCGGGCGGGGATCCGCTGATGATGCCGGAGGCGACTCTCGACTGGTTTCTGGGTTCGCTGCAAGCCCTGCCCAATGTGGAGGCGTTGCGGATCGGAAGCCGGGCGCCGGCTGTCTTGCCGATGCGGATTACAAAAGAGTTGTGCGCAATGCTGCGGCGCCATCGGCCCCTGTGGTTCAACACGCAGTTCAACCACAGCCGCGAAATCACCCCGGAAGCGGCCAGGGCCTGTGAAATGCTGCTTGAAGCAGGCATTCCCGTCAGCAACCAGTCTGTACTGCTGAAAGGCGTAAACGACGACTACGAGACGATGAAAGAGCTGCTGTACTCGCTGGAGCGGATAGCGGTACGTCCCTACTATCTGTTTCAATGCGACCCCGTCCGCGGAACCGATCATTTCCGGACGGAGATCTGCGTCGGCATGGAGATTATGGAGAAACTCTGGCGCAACATATCCGGACTCTGCCTGCCGCGGTTTGTGATTGACAGCCCGGGGGGACGCGGAAAAATACCGCTTCAGCCCTTTTCCTTTCTTCCCGAAAAGGGTCAGAAATAA